A section of the Streptomyces sp. NBC_00178 genome encodes:
- a CDS encoding GNAT family N-acetyltransferase codes for MLTQTTTRVLDPGELPAALAILESEPVDNAFVAARVQIAGLDPWRLGGEMWGWYADGRLRSLCYSGANLVPICATPEAIRAFADRARRAGRRCSSIVGPAGPTTQLWRLLEPSWGPAREVRPHQPLMVTESPSAQIAPDPLVRRVRRDEIDILMPACVAMFTEEVGVSPLAGDGGLLYQARVAELITTGRSFARIEDGRVLFKAEIGAATSRACQIQGVWVAPEARGQGLSETGMAAVLRHALSDVAPIVSLYVNDYNTPARRAYSRVGFRETGAFMSVLF; via the coding sequence GTGTTGACGCAGACCACTACCCGGGTCCTCGACCCCGGCGAGCTTCCCGCCGCGCTCGCCATCCTCGAGAGCGAACCCGTGGACAACGCGTTCGTGGCCGCCCGCGTCCAGATCGCCGGCCTCGACCCCTGGCGCCTCGGCGGCGAGATGTGGGGCTGGTACGCCGACGGACGCCTCCGCTCGCTCTGCTACTCCGGCGCCAACCTCGTGCCCATCTGCGCCACCCCCGAGGCCATCAGGGCCTTCGCGGACCGCGCCCGCAGAGCCGGCCGCCGCTGCTCCTCCATCGTCGGCCCCGCGGGCCCCACCACCCAGCTGTGGCGTCTGCTCGAACCGAGCTGGGGTCCCGCCCGCGAGGTCCGGCCCCACCAGCCGCTCATGGTCACCGAGAGCCCCTCCGCACAGATCGCCCCCGACCCCCTCGTACGCAGGGTCCGCAGGGACGAGATCGACATCCTCATGCCGGCCTGCGTGGCCATGTTCACCGAGGAGGTCGGTGTCTCCCCGCTCGCGGGCGACGGCGGACTCCTCTACCAGGCGCGCGTCGCGGAGCTGATCACCACCGGCCGGTCCTTCGCGCGCATAGAGGACGGCCGGGTCCTGTTCAAGGCGGAGATCGGCGCCGCCACCTCGCGCGCCTGCCAGATCCAGGGCGTCTGGGTGGCCCCCGAGGCCCGGGGCCAAGGGCTCTCCGAGACCGGCATGGCCGCCGTCCTGCGCCACGCGCTCAGCGACGTGGCACCGATCGTGAGCCTGTACGTGAACGACTACAACACCCCCGCCCGCAGGGCCTACAGCCGCGTCGGCTTCCGCGAGACGGGCGCGTTCATGAGCGTGCTGTTCTGA
- a CDS encoding aminoglycoside phosphotransferase family protein yields MGFEPPPRLVRALGETYGDTAAAEWLGRLPALAGEAMSAAGHRVTPDRVVAPGGRSSLVLLVNREDGTPAALKVAPPGAAPALERAALAHWNGWGAVELLTGADAGVPEDALLLERLHHEVSLRSLPEAKALLEAAGTVRRLWVDPPAGHAFESVTGRTARQTAQMRAAAEREPELGPLVSAALAARDELVAEPPELLLLHGNFRQSKVLSAERAPWLAVGPEPLTGERAYDLARLARDRVEDLIASPGGAVTARRRVKRLADSLEVDQDRLRGWTLFRAVESGTRSLTVGRRQDGELALEFAGWL; encoded by the coding sequence ATGGGTTTCGAACCGCCGCCGCGTCTGGTGCGAGCGCTCGGCGAGACGTACGGGGACACGGCCGCCGCCGAGTGGCTCGGCCGGCTCCCCGCACTCGCCGGCGAAGCGATGTCCGCAGCGGGGCACCGGGTCACCCCGGACCGGGTCGTCGCACCGGGGGGGCGCAGCAGTCTCGTCCTCCTGGTGAACCGGGAGGACGGAACGCCCGCCGCCTTGAAGGTGGCGCCCCCAGGTGCCGCGCCCGCACTCGAGCGGGCCGCTCTCGCGCACTGGAACGGCTGGGGCGCCGTCGAGCTCCTGACCGGCGCGGACGCCGGGGTCCCGGAGGACGCCCTGCTGCTGGAGCGGCTCCACCACGAGGTGTCGCTGCGTTCGCTCCCCGAGGCGAAGGCCCTGCTGGAGGCGGCGGGCACGGTACGGCGGCTGTGGGTCGACCCCCCGGCCGGCCACGCCTTCGAGTCGGTCACCGGGCGCACCGCCCGGCAGACGGCGCAGATGAGGGCCGCCGCCGAACGGGAGCCGGAGCTCGGCCCGCTCGTCTCGGCCGCGCTCGCCGCGCGTGACGAGCTGGTCGCGGAGCCGCCCGAACTCCTCCTGCTGCACGGCAACTTCCGGCAGAGCAAGGTCCTCTCCGCCGAGCGCGCGCCCTGGCTGGCGGTCGGCCCGGAACCGCTGACCGGCGAGCGCGCCTACGACCTGGCGCGGCTGGCGCGCGACCGGGTCGAGGATTTGATCGCGTCCCCGGGCGGCGCGGTCACGGCCCGACGACGGGTCAAGCGGCTCGCCGACTCGCTGGAGGTGGACCAGGACCGGCTGCGCGGCTGGACGCTGTTCCGGGCGGTCGAGTCCGGCACCCGGTCGCTGACGGTGGGCCGGCGGCAGGACGGCGAGCTGGCGCTGGAGTTCGCCGGCTGGCTGTAG
- the ispG gene encoding flavodoxin-dependent (E)-4-hydroxy-3-methylbut-2-enyl-diphosphate synthase — MTAISLGMPAVPTKLADRRVSRQIQVGSVAVGGDAPVSVQSMTTTRTSDIGATLQQIAELTASGCQIVRVACPTQDDADALATIARKSQIPVIADIHFQPKYVFAAIDAGCAAVRVNPGNIKQFDDKVKEIAKAAGDAGTPIRIGVNAGSLDARLLKKYGKATPEALVESALWEASLFEEHGFRDIKISVKHNDPVVMVNAYRQLAAQSDYPLHLGVTEAGPAFQGTIKSAVAFGALLSEGIGDTIRVSLSAPPAEEVKVGLQILEALNLKQRRLEIVSCPSCGRAQVDVYKLADQVSAGLEGMEVPLRVAVMGCVVNGPGEAREADLGVASGNGKGQIFVKGEVIKTVPESKIVETLIEEAMKIAEQMEKDGIASGEPQVSIAG; from the coding sequence ATGACTGCGATTTCTCTCGGAATGCCGGCCGTTCCGACCAAGCTCGCCGACCGACGGGTCAGCCGACAGATCCAGGTCGGGTCGGTGGCGGTCGGTGGGGACGCACCTGTGTCGGTGCAGTCGATGACGACGACGCGGACGTCGGACATCGGTGCGACGTTGCAGCAGATCGCGGAGCTGACGGCTTCGGGGTGTCAGATCGTGCGGGTGGCGTGTCCGACGCAGGATGACGCGGACGCGTTGGCGACGATCGCGAGGAAGTCGCAGATCCCGGTGATCGCGGACATTCATTTCCAGCCGAAGTACGTGTTCGCGGCGATCGACGCGGGGTGTGCGGCGGTGCGGGTGAATCCGGGGAACATCAAGCAGTTCGACGACAAGGTGAAGGAGATCGCGAAGGCCGCGGGCGATGCGGGCACCCCGATCCGGATCGGTGTGAACGCCGGCTCGCTGGACGCGCGACTCCTGAAGAAGTACGGGAAGGCGACGCCGGAGGCTCTGGTGGAGTCGGCCCTCTGGGAGGCGTCGCTGTTCGAGGAGCACGGGTTCCGGGACATCAAGATCTCGGTGAAGCACAACGACCCGGTCGTGATGGTGAACGCCTACCGTCAGCTGGCCGCGCAGTCGGACTATCCCCTCCACCTGGGCGTGACCGAGGCGGGTCCCGCGTTCCAGGGGACGATCAAGTCGGCGGTGGCGTTCGGTGCGCTGCTCTCCGAGGGGATCGGGGACACGATCCGTGTGTCGCTGTCGGCTCCTCCGGCGGAGGAGGTCAAGGTCGGTCTGCAGATCCTGGAGGCGCTGAACCTGAAGCAGCGGCGCCTGGAGATCGTGTCCTGCCCGTCGTGCGGGCGGGCGCAGGTGGACGTGTACAAGCTGGCGGACCAGGTGAGTGCGGGCCTTGAGGGTATGGAGGTCCCGCTGCGGGTCGCGGTGATGGGCTGTGTGGTGAACGGTCCGGGTGAGGCGCGTGAGGCCGATCTGGGTGTGGCGTCCGGGAACGGCAAGGGTCAGATCTTCGTGAAGGGCGAGGTCATCAAGACCGTCCCGGAGTCGAAGATCGTGGAGACCCTGATCGAGGAGGCCATGAAGATCGCGGAGCAGATGGAGAAGGACGGCATCGCCTCGGGCGAGCCCCAGGTCTCCATCGCCGGCTGA
- a CDS encoding ferritin-like domain-containing protein, protein MTQEAAGTGGDEPLTAAQAALAAEHAAVYGYGALGGRLDGARRDDATAAVDAHRARRDTLARTVRDLGGTPVAADAAYALPFAVRDPASAMRLAAVLEERVAGVYSDLVRAARGPLRQDAAGALREAAVRAVRWRGSGVAFPGLAEKADSPDTTAEAGSTGVTH, encoded by the coding sequence ATGACACAGGAGGCCGCCGGCACCGGCGGCGATGAACCGCTGACCGCCGCGCAGGCGGCACTCGCCGCCGAGCACGCCGCGGTGTACGGGTACGGGGCGCTGGGCGGCAGGCTGGACGGTGCCCGCCGCGACGACGCGACGGCGGCCGTCGACGCCCACCGCGCCCGGCGTGACACCCTCGCCCGGACCGTGCGTGACCTCGGCGGCACACCGGTGGCGGCGGACGCCGCGTACGCCCTGCCGTTCGCGGTCCGGGACCCGGCCTCCGCGATGCGGCTCGCGGCCGTGCTGGAGGAGCGGGTCGCGGGCGTGTACTCCGACCTCGTACGGGCCGCCCGGGGGCCCCTGCGGCAGGACGCGGCGGGCGCGCTCCGGGAGGCCGCGGTGCGCGCGGTGCGCTGGCGCGGGTCCGGCGTAGCCTTTCCTGGGCTCGCGGAGAAGGCCGACTCCCCGGACACCACGGCGGAGGCGGGCTCCACGGGTGTCACGCACTGA
- a CDS encoding GNAT family N-acetyltransferase: MAAATPASPGDIGSPDIMVGPLDLAARVDEALAVQALAFGLGQDEIDVRRHIVLRHLEHPQARALGATTADGRLVGFVYGLPNHRTHWWSTVVEPYLRATGTDDWLDDSFVITELHVHPGFQQRGIGRELITTITDAVGLPRSILSAIDTESPARGLYRALGYQDLARQVLFPSAPKPYAVMGAPLPLRRG; the protein is encoded by the coding sequence ATGGCAGCAGCAACACCCGCGTCCCCCGGGGACATCGGGAGCCCCGACATCATGGTCGGACCGCTCGACCTCGCCGCCCGCGTCGACGAGGCGCTCGCCGTGCAGGCGCTCGCCTTCGGCCTCGGCCAGGACGAGATCGACGTACGCCGCCACATCGTGCTCCGGCACCTCGAACATCCGCAGGCGCGCGCACTCGGCGCCACCACCGCGGACGGACGGCTCGTCGGGTTCGTCTACGGGCTGCCGAACCACCGGACGCACTGGTGGTCCACCGTCGTCGAGCCGTACCTGCGCGCCACCGGAACCGACGACTGGCTCGACGACTCGTTCGTGATCACCGAACTGCACGTCCACCCGGGTTTCCAGCAGCGCGGCATCGGACGTGAGCTCATCACCACCATCACCGACGCCGTCGGCCTGCCGCGCTCCATCCTCTCGGCGATCGACACCGAGAGCCCCGCCCGGGGCCTCTACCGGGCCCTGGGATACCAGGACCTGGCCCGGCAGGTGCTCTTCCCGAGCGCACCCAAGCCCTACGCGGTGATGGGCGCGCCCCTGCCGCTGCGCCGCGGCTGA
- a CDS encoding YlxR family protein, whose product MSGRTHARACPERTCVGCRERAAKSELLRIVVGEGEVVPDPRGTLPGRGAYVHPVPVCLDLAVRRRAFPRAFKAEGPFDTAALRRFVERVTP is encoded by the coding sequence GTGTCTGGCCGGACGCATGCCCGCGCTTGCCCCGAGCGAACCTGTGTGGGATGCCGGGAGCGGGCGGCCAAGAGCGAGCTGCTGCGCATCGTGGTGGGCGAGGGAGAAGTGGTCCCTGATCCACGCGGTACGCTGCCCGGCCGGGGTGCGTATGTACACCCCGTCCCCGTCTGTCTCGACCTGGCGGTCCGCCGCCGGGCATTCCCCCGGGCCTTCAAGGCCGAGGGGCCGTTCGACACCGCGGCACTGCGGCGGTTCGTCGAGCGGGTGACACCGTAG
- a CDS encoding proline--tRNA ligase gives MAQVQRMSRLMIKTLRDDPADAETLNHKLLVRAGYVRRTAAGIWSWLPLGKKVLENITRVVREEMDAIGGQEVLLPALLPKEAYEASGRYDEYGDLLFRLQDRKGADYLLGPTHEEVFTQIVKDMCSSYKDLPVILYQIQTKYRDEARPRAGVLRGREFQMKDSYSFDTTDEGLAEAYQLHRAAYIRIFERLGLDHRVVSAVSGAMGGSASEEFLAPAPAGEDTFVDCPHCDYAANTEAVTYKVTTVADASATGAVEELDTPDTPTIETLAAHLGVDASATLKNLLVKVDGEIVAVGVPGDREVDLGKLGEHLAPAVVELVTAEDFVGRPDLVRGYVGPQGLEKVRYIADPRVAAGTAWITGANKEGVHAKNVVAGRDFEVDDYLDVVVVEAGDPCPKCGTGLQVDRAIEIGHIFQLGRKYADIFSLDVLGQQGKPVRVTMGSYGIGVSRAVAALAEQTADDKGLCWPREVAPADVHVVAAGKALQTELALEVSEKLSAAGLRVLVDDRAGVSPGVKFTDSELIGVPKILVAGRRSAEGVLELKDRRTGEREELTVDEAIARLTDQG, from the coding sequence ATGGCCCAGGTCCAGCGCATGTCCCGATTGATGATCAAGACACTGCGCGACGACCCGGCGGACGCCGAGACGCTCAACCACAAGCTCCTCGTCCGCGCCGGATACGTGCGCCGCACCGCGGCCGGCATCTGGTCCTGGCTGCCCCTCGGCAAGAAGGTCCTGGAGAACATCACCCGCGTCGTGCGCGAGGAGATGGACGCCATCGGCGGCCAGGAGGTGCTGCTCCCCGCCCTGCTGCCCAAGGAGGCGTACGAGGCGAGCGGCCGCTACGACGAGTACGGCGACCTGCTCTTCCGGCTCCAGGACCGCAAGGGCGCCGACTACCTCCTCGGCCCGACCCACGAGGAGGTCTTCACCCAGATCGTGAAGGACATGTGCTCGTCCTACAAGGACCTGCCCGTGATCCTCTACCAGATCCAGACCAAGTACCGCGACGAGGCCCGCCCCCGCGCCGGTGTGCTGCGCGGCCGCGAGTTCCAGATGAAGGACTCGTACTCCTTCGACACCACCGACGAGGGACTCGCCGAGGCGTACCAGCTCCACCGCGCCGCCTACATCCGCATCTTCGAGCGCCTGGGCCTCGACCACCGCGTCGTGTCCGCGGTCTCCGGTGCCATGGGCGGCTCGGCGTCCGAGGAGTTCCTGGCGCCCGCGCCGGCCGGCGAGGACACCTTCGTCGACTGCCCCCACTGCGACTATGCCGCCAACACCGAGGCCGTGACGTACAAGGTCACGACCGTCGCCGACGCCTCGGCGACCGGCGCCGTCGAGGAGCTGGACACCCCCGACACCCCGACCATCGAGACCCTCGCTGCCCACCTCGGGGTGGATGCCTCCGCCACCCTGAAGAACCTGCTGGTCAAGGTCGACGGCGAGATCGTGGCCGTGGGCGTGCCCGGCGACCGCGAGGTCGACCTGGGCAAGCTCGGCGAGCACCTCGCCCCCGCCGTCGTCGAGCTCGTCACCGCCGAGGACTTCGTGGGCCGCCCCGACCTCGTGCGCGGCTACGTCGGCCCGCAGGGCCTGGAGAAGGTCCGCTACATCGCCGACCCCCGCGTCGCCGCCGGCACCGCCTGGATCACGGGCGCCAACAAGGAGGGCGTGCACGCGAAGAACGTCGTCGCGGGCCGCGACTTCGAGGTCGACGACTACCTCGACGTCGTCGTCGTCGAGGCGGGCGACCCCTGCCCCAAGTGCGGCACCGGCCTCCAGGTGGACCGCGCCATCGAGATCGGCCACATCTTCCAGCTCGGCCGCAAGTACGCCGACATCTTCTCCCTCGACGTGCTCGGCCAGCAGGGCAAGCCGGTCCGCGTCACGATGGGCTCGTACGGCATCGGGGTCTCCCGCGCCGTGGCCGCCCTCGCCGAGCAGACCGCCGACGACAAGGGCCTGTGCTGGCCCCGTGAGGTCGCCCCGGCCGACGTGCACGTCGTCGCCGCCGGCAAGGCGCTCCAGACCGAGCTGGCCCTGGAGGTCTCCGAGAAGCTGAGCGCCGCGGGCCTGCGGGTCCTGGTCGACGACCGCGCGGGTGTCTCGCCCGGCGTGAAGTTCACCGACTCCGAGCTGATCGGTGTCCCGAAGATCCTCGTCGCGGGCCGCCGTTCGGCGGAGGGCGTCCTGGAGCTGAAGGACCGCCGCACCGGGGAGCGCGAGGAGCTCACCGTCGACGAGGCGATCGCCCGGCTGACCGACCAGGGCTGA
- the infB gene encoding translation initiation factor IF-2: MAKVRVYELAKEFGVESKVVMAKLQELGEFVRSASSTIEAPVVRKLTDALQGPGGNAGKSAAKPGAPRKAAPVKPAAPSPAASARPAAPKPGVPAPKPAAAEAPAESSTPSAPSAPSAGPRPGPRPAPKPAPVTPVPAAEFSAPAPAQPSTPQQAPRPAGATPGPRPARPAPAGGQRDGGRGGERDGGRGGERGGDRPARPAGQGAPRPGGARPAGPRPGNNPFTSGGSTGMARPQAPRPGGAPRPGGGQERPGAPRPQGGPGGAPRPQGQGGARPSPGGMPRPQAPRPGGAPSGNRPNPGMMPQRPAAGPRPGGGPGGGGRGPGGGGGRPGGGGGRPGGGGGFAGRPAGPGGGGGGFAGRPGGPGGGGGAGRPGGGGGFGGRPGFGGRPGGPGARGGTQGAFGRPGGPARRGRKSKRQRRQEYEAMQAPSVGGVMLPRGNGQAVRLSRGASLTDFAEKINANPASLVGVMMNLGEMVTATQSVSDETLKLLADEMNFVLEIVSPEEEDRELLESFDIEFGEDEGGEEALVSRPPVVTVMGHVDHGKTRLLDAIRKTNVVAGEAGGITQHIGAYQVSSEVNGEDRRITFIDTPGHEAFTAMRARGAKSTDIAILVVAANDGVMPQTIEALNHAKAADVPIVVAVNKIDVEGADPTKVRGQLTEFGLVAEEYGGDTMFVDISAKQGLNIEALLEAVVLTADASLDLRANPEQDAQGIAIESHLDRGRGAVSTVLVQRGTLRIGDTMVVGDAYGRVRAMLDDNGNNVQEAGPSTPVLVLGLTNVPGAGDNFLVVDEDRTARQIAEKRAARERNANFARKGVRFSLENLDEALKAGLVQELNLIIKGDASGSVEALESSLLQLDVGEEVDIRVLHRGVGAVTESDINLATGSDAIVIGFNVRAAGRAEQMAEREGVDVRYYSVIYQAIEEIEAALKGMLKPEYEEVELGTAEIREIFRSSKLGNIAGVLVRSGEVKRNTKARLLRDGKVIAENLNISGLRRFKDDVTEIREGYEGGINLGNFNDIKIDDVIATYEMREKPRG; this comes from the coding sequence GTGGCTAAGGTCCGGGTATACGAACTCGCCAAGGAGTTCGGCGTGGAGAGCAAGGTCGTCATGGCCAAGCTCCAAGAACTCGGTGAATTCGTCCGTTCGGCGTCCTCGACGATCGAGGCGCCGGTTGTACGCAAATTGACTGACGCACTGCAGGGTCCCGGCGGCAACGCCGGCAAGTCCGCTGCAAAGCCTGGCGCGCCTCGCAAGGCCGCCCCCGTGAAGCCCGCGGCGCCGTCTCCGGCCGCCTCGGCACGTCCTGCCGCCCCCAAGCCCGGCGTCCCGGCCCCCAAGCCGGCCGCAGCCGAGGCTCCGGCGGAGAGCAGCACCCCCTCGGCGCCTTCCGCGCCGTCGGCGGGTCCCCGTCCGGGCCCCCGGCCCGCGCCGAAGCCCGCCCCGGTCACCCCGGTGCCCGCAGCCGAGTTCTCGGCCCCGGCACCGGCCCAGCCGAGCACCCCCCAGCAGGCCCCGCGTCCCGCGGGTGCCACCCCGGGACCTCGCCCCGCCCGTCCGGCCCCGGCCGGCGGTCAGCGTGACGGTGGCCGTGGTGGCGAGCGTGACGGCGGCCGTGGTGGCGAGCGTGGCGGAGACCGCCCCGCACGTCCCGCGGGCCAGGGCGCACCGCGACCGGGCGGCGCCCGTCCGGCCGGTCCCCGTCCGGGCAACAACCCCTTCACCTCCGGCGGTTCCACCGGTATGGCGCGCCCCCAGGCGCCCCGTCCCGGCGGTGCCCCGCGCCCCGGCGGCGGTCAGGAGCGCCCCGGCGCCCCGCGCCCGCAGGGTGGTCCCGGTGGCGCCCCGCGTCCCCAGGGCCAGGGTGGCGCACGTCCGTCCCCCGGCGGCATGCCCCGTCCGCAGGCTCCCCGTCCGGGCGGTGCCCCCTCGGGTAACCGTCCGAACCCCGGCATGATGCCGCAGCGTCCCGCTGCGGGCCCCCGCCCCGGCGGCGGCCCCGGCGGCGGCGGCCGCGGTCCCGGTGGCGGCGGTGGCCGTCCCGGTGGTGGCGGCGGTCGTCCCGGTGGCGGCGGCGGCTTCGCCGGCCGTCCGGCCGGTCCCGGTGGTGGCGGTGGCGGCTTCGCCGGCCGTCCCGGTGGTCCCGGTGGCGGTGGCGGCGCGGGCCGTCCCGGTGGTGGCGGCGGCTTCGGCGGTCGTCCCGGCTTCGGTGGACGTCCCGGCGGCCCGGGTGCCCGTGGTGGCACACAGGGTGCGTTCGGCCGTCCCGGTGGTCCCGCGCGTCGTGGCCGCAAGTCGAAGCGTCAGAGGCGCCAGGAGTACGAGGCCATGCAGGCCCCGTCGGTGGGCGGCGTCATGCTGCCTCGCGGCAACGGGCAGGCCGTCCGGCTGTCGCGCGGTGCGTCCCTGACCGACTTCGCGGAGAAGATCAACGCCAACCCGGCGTCGCTCGTCGGCGTGATGATGAACCTCGGCGAGATGGTCACCGCCACGCAGTCCGTCTCCGACGAGACGCTGAAGCTGCTCGCGGACGAGATGAACTTCGTCCTGGAGATCGTCAGCCCCGAGGAGGAGGACCGCGAGCTGCTCGAGTCCTTCGACATCGAGTTCGGCGAGGACGAGGGCGGCGAAGAGGCCCTGGTCTCCCGCCCGCCGGTCGTCACCGTCATGGGTCACGTCGACCACGGTAAGACCCGACTGCTGGACGCGATCCGCAAGACGAACGTCGTCGCGGGCGAGGCCGGCGGCATCACGCAGCACATCGGTGCGTACCAGGTCTCCTCCGAGGTCAACGGCGAGGACCGCCGCATCACCTTCATCGACACCCCGGGTCACGAGGCGTTCACCGCCATGCGTGCACGTGGTGCGAAGTCCACCGACATCGCGATCCTCGTGGTGGCGGCGAACGACGGTGTGATGCCCCAGACGATCGAGGCGCTGAACCACGCCAAGGCGGCCGACGTGCCGATCGTGGTCGCGGTCAACAAGATCGACGTCGAGGGTGCCGACCCGACCAAGGTGCGCGGTCAGCTCACCGAGTTCGGTCTGGTGGCCGAGGAGTACGGCGGCGACACGATGTTCGTCGACATCTCCGCGAAGCAGGGCCTCAACATCGAGGCGCTGCTGGAGGCCGTCGTCCTCACCGCCGACGCCTCGCTCGACCTGCGGGCCAACCCGGAGCAGGACGCGCAGGGTATTGCGATCGAGTCCCACCTCGACCGCGGCCGCGGTGCCGTCTCGACCGTCCTCGTCCAGCGCGGAACGCTGCGCATCGGCGACACGATGGTCGTCGGCGACGCGTACGGCCGTGTCCGGGCGATGCTCGACGACAACGGCAACAACGTCCAGGAAGCGGGTCCCTCGACCCCCGTCCTGGTCCTGGGTCTCACCAACGTCCCGGGTGCAGGCGACAACTTCCTGGTGGTCGACGAGGACCGTACGGCCCGTCAGATCGCCGAGAAGCGTGCCGCCCGTGAGCGCAACGCCAACTTCGCCCGCAAGGGTGTCCGGTTCTCCCTGGAGAACCTGGACGAGGCGCTCAAGGCCGGTCTGGTCCAGGAACTCAACCTCATCATCAAGGGCGACGCGTCCGGTTCGGTGGAGGCTCTCGAGTCCTCGCTGCTCCAGCTCGACGTCGGCGAAGAGGTCGACATCCGGGTCCTGCACCGCGGTGTGGGTGCGGTCACCGAGTCGGACATCAACCTGGCGACCGGCTCCGACGCCATCGTGATCGGCTTCAACGTGCGCGCCGCGGGGCGTGCCGAGCAGATGGCCGAGCGCGAGGGCGTGGACGTCCGGTACTACTCGGTCATCTACCAGGCGATCGAGGAGATCGAGGCGGCCCTCAAGGGCATGCTCAAGCCGGAGTACGAAGAGGTCGAGCTCGGCACGGCGGAGATCCGCGAGATCTTCCGCTCGTCCAAGCTGGGCAACATCGCCGGTGTCCTGGTCCGCTCCGGCGAGGTCAAGCGCAACACCAAGGCGCGCCTGCTGCGCGATGGCAAGGTCATCGCGGAGAACCTCAACATCTCCGGTCTGCGCCGCTTCAAGGACGACGTCACCGAGATCCGCGAAGGCTACGAGGGCGGTATCAACCTCGGAAACTTCAACGACATCAAGATCGACGACGTCATCGCGACGTACGAGATGCGCGAGAAGCCGCGAGGCTGA
- the nusA gene encoding transcription termination factor NusA codes for MDIDVKLLKGLAQDKEIPFDVLVGAIESALLIAYHRTEGSHRRARVELDANGHVTVWAKDDPAELEEGQEPKEFDDTPSGFGRIAATTAKQVILQRLRDAEDDRTFGEYAGHEGDVVTGLVQQGKDPKNVLVDIGKLEAILPVQEQVPGEEYTHGLRLRTYVVRVAKGVRGPSVTLSRTHPNLVKKLFALEVPEIADGSVVIEAIAREAGHRTKIAVRSTRAGLNPKGACIGPMGSRVRNVMAELHGEKIDIVDWSDDPAEMVANALSPARVSMVEVVDLGARSARVTVPDYQLSLAIGKEGQNARLAARLTGWRIDIRPDTETDAERDVADRERAERARERSERG; via the coding sequence GTGGACATCGATGTGAAGCTTCTGAAGGGCTTGGCGCAGGACAAGGAGATCCCCTTCGACGTGCTCGTCGGGGCGATCGAGTCGGCCCTCCTCATCGCGTACCACCGCACCGAGGGCAGTCACCGCCGCGCGCGCGTCGAGCTGGACGCCAACGGCCACGTCACGGTGTGGGCGAAGGACGACCCGGCCGAGCTCGAGGAGGGCCAGGAGCCCAAGGAGTTCGACGACACCCCGTCCGGCTTCGGCCGCATCGCCGCGACGACGGCCAAGCAGGTCATCCTGCAGCGGCTGCGCGACGCCGAGGACGACCGCACCTTCGGCGAGTACGCCGGCCACGAGGGCGACGTCGTGACGGGCCTGGTCCAGCAGGGCAAGGACCCGAAGAACGTCCTGGTCGACATCGGCAAGCTGGAGGCGATCCTGCCGGTCCAGGAGCAGGTGCCCGGCGAGGAGTACACCCACGGCCTGCGGCTGCGCACCTACGTCGTCCGGGTCGCCAAGGGCGTGCGCGGTCCCTCCGTCACCCTCTCGCGCACCCACCCGAACCTCGTGAAGAAGCTCTTCGCGCTGGAGGTCCCGGAGATCGCGGACGGCTCCGTGGTCATCGAGGCCATCGCCCGCGAGGCGGGACACCGCACCAAGATCGCGGTCCGTTCGACGCGTGCCGGTCTCAACCCCAAGGGTGCCTGCATCGGCCCGATGGGCAGCCGCGTGCGCAACGTCATGGCCGAGCTGCACGGCGAGAAGATCGACATCGTCGACTGGTCGGACGACCCGGCGGAGATGGTCGCCAACGCGCTGTCACCCGCGCGGGTGAGCATGGTCGAGGTCGTGGACCTCGGGGCGCGCTCCGCCCGGGTGACCGTGCCGGACTACCAGCTGTCGCTCGCGATCGGCAAGGAGGGCCAGAACGCCCGCCTGGCCGCCCGGCTCACGGGCTGGCGCATCGACATCCGCCCGGACACCGAGACGGACGCCGAGCGCGACGTCGCCGACCGCGAGCGGGCCGAGCGTGCCCGGGAGCGGTCCGAGCGAGGCTGA
- the rimP gene encoding ribosome maturation factor RimP gives MSTTQSDRLRELLEPLVEAQELDLEEIELSRAGRRQVLRVIVDSEDGVELDTCAELSRTISTTLDETDVMGEGEYVLEVSSPGADRPLTEHRHYVRATGRLARLTLGDGGELVARILGVDDEGLDLEVPGVKGRKPTARRVAFDEIARARVEIEFNRKDKKEEEA, from the coding sequence ATGAGCACCACCCAGAGCGACAGGCTGCGCGAACTGCTGGAGCCCCTCGTGGAAGCCCAGGAACTGGACCTCGAGGAGATCGAGCTGTCCCGGGCGGGCCGCCGCCAGGTGCTGCGGGTGATCGTGGACTCCGAGGACGGCGTGGAGCTCGACACCTGTGCGGAGCTCAGCCGGACCATCTCCACGACGCTGGACGAGACCGACGTGATGGGAGAGGGCGAGTACGTCCTCGAGGTGAGCTCTCCGGGCGCCGACCGCCCGTTGACCGAGCACCGCCACTACGTCCGCGCCACCGGCCGGCTCGCGAGACTCACCCTGGGCGACGGCGGCGAGCTGGTGGCCCGCATCCTCGGGGTGGACGACGAGGGACTCGATCTCGAAGTGCCGGGCGTCAAGGGCCGCAAGCCCACGGCGCGCCGTGTCGCCTTCGACGAGATCGCCAGGGCGCGCGTGGAGATCGAATTCAACCGCAAGGACAAGAAGGAAGAGGAGGCGTAG